The following are encoded together in the Salvia hispanica cultivar TCC Black 2014 chromosome 6, UniMelb_Shisp_WGS_1.0, whole genome shotgun sequence genome:
- the LOC125192970 gene encoding linoleate 9S-lipoxygenase 5-like has protein sequence RKPNKKDPNTESRLFLLSLNTYVPNDERFNQIKFSDFIGYALKSIGQVIVPEVKALLDKTINEFDTFEDILRLYEGGVKMPDSHSLKKIRQCVPWELVRELIRSDGERFLKFPVPDVIKGDKTAWRTDEEFGREMLAGVNPVVIQRLQEFPPRSKLDREQYGDQDSRITREHLHTNMDGLSVDEAIEKNKMFILDHHDALMPYLRRINTTTTKTYATRTILLLQADGTLKPLAIELSLPHENGDALGAISQVFTPCDHGVGNAIWQLAKAYVAVNDSGYHQLISHWLNTHAVIEPFVIATNRQLSTLHPIHKLLKPHFRDTIHINALARQILINAGGVLEITVFPARYAMEMSSFVYRNWNFTEQALPVDLIKRGVAVPDQSHPYGLKLLIEDYPFAVDGLEVWYAIETWVTEYCSIYYPATDNEVRGDTELQSWWKELREVGHGDLKDKPWWPKMETRAELIQSCTIVIWVASALHAAVNFGQYPYAGYLPNRPTVSRRFMPKPDTDEFAELESNPDLAYLKTITAQLQTLLGVSLIEILSRHSRDEIYLGQRDNPEWTSDERALEAFDRFRTTLVEIEKRIRERNEDKTLKNRYGPVEVPYMLLYPNTSDYTREGGLTGKGIPNSVSI, from the exons CGTAAGCCTAACAAAAAAG ATCCCAATACCGAAAGCAGGTTGTTTCTGCTGAGCTTGAACACATATGTTCCCAATGATGAGAGGTTCAACCAGATCAAATTCTCTGATTTCATAGGCTATGCTCTTAAGTCTATAGGCCAGGTTATAGTGCCGGAGGTGAAGGCTTTACTGGACAAGACTATCAATGAGTTCGACACGTTTGAAGACATTCTTCGTCTCTATGAAGGCGGAGTCAAGATGCCTGATTCCCACTCGCTCAAGAAAATCAGGCAGTGCGTTCCGTGGGAGCTGGTCCGGGAACTCATTCGTTCTGATGGGGAACGCTTTCTTAAGTTCCCCGTGCCTGATGTCATCAAAG GGGACAAAACTGCATGGAGAACAGATGAAGAATTCGGAAGAGAGATGCTCGCAGGAGTGAACCCTGTTGTCATTCAACGTCTCCAG GAGTTTCCACCAAGAAGCAAACTGGACCGGGAACAATATGGCGATCAAGATAGCAGAATCACACGAGAGCACCTCCACACGAACATGGATGGCCTCAGCGTCGATGAG GCCATAGAGAAAAACAAGATGTTCATATTAGATCATCACGATGCACTGATGCCGTACCTCAGAAGGATCAACACCACTACAACAAAAACTTACGCTACCCGAACAATCCTTCTCCTCCAAGCAGATGGCACTCTGAAACCACTGGCGATTGAACTAAGCTTGCCCCATGAAAATGGAGACGCCCTCGGTGCCATCAGCCAAGTGTTCACTCCTTGTGATCACGGAGTTGGGAACGCCATCTGGCAGCTCGCGAAAGCCTATGTTGCAGTAAATGACTCAGGCTATCATCAACTCATTAGCCACTG GCTGAACACTCACGCGGTGATTGAGCCATTTGTGATTGCAACCAACAGACAGCTGAGCACGCTCCACCCTATACACAAGCTTCTGAAGCCTCATTTCCGCGACACAATCCACATAAACGCCTTGGCTAGGCAGATCCTCATCAACGCAGGTGGAGTGCTTGAGATAACCGTCTTCCCAGCAAGATACGCCATGGAAATGTCATCTTTCGTCTACAGAAACTGGAACTTCACCGAGCAAGCACTCCCCGTAGACCTCATCAAAAG AGGAGTGGCTGTTCCCGACCAAAGCCATCCCTACGGCCTCAAACTCCTTATCGAAGACTACCCTTTCGCTGTTGATGGCTTGGAAGTCTGGTACGCAATTGAAACTTGGGTGACTGAGTACTGTTCCATCTACTACCCTGCTACAGACAATGAGGTCCGAGGAGACACAGAGCTTCAATCATGGTGGAAGGAGCTTCGTGAAGTGGGACATGGAGACTTAAAGGACAAGCCGTGGTGGCCTAAGATGGAGACAAGAGCTGAGCTCATCCAATCATGCACAATCGTGATATGGGTGGCATCGGCCCTCCATGCTGCTGTCAACTTCGGGCAATATCCTTACGCGGGATACCTCCCAAACCGCCCCACAGTGAGCCGTAGATTCATGCCTAAACCAGATACTGATGAGTTTGCTGAGCTGGAGTCTAATCCAGACTTGGCATACCTGAAAACTATAACAGCTCAGCTGCAAACTCTGCTGGGGGTTTCtttgattgaaatattgtcTAGGCATTCGAGAGATGAGATATATCTGGGACAGAGAGATAACCCCGAGTGGACTAGCGATGAGCGAGCCCTGGAAGCATTCGACAGATTCAGGACAACGTTGGTTGAGATTGAGAAGAGAATAAGGGAGAGGAACGAGGATAAGACGTTGAAGAACCGTTATGGGCCTGTGGAGGTCCCCTATATGCTGTTATACCCCAACACCTCTGATTACACTAGAGAGGGAGGCCTTACTGGAAAGGGTATTCCCAACAGTGTCTCTATCTGA
- the LOC125192976 gene encoding uncharacterized protein LOC125192976, whose translation MDSCAISSPFQTLIFDLDDTLYSSKTGIGKALKRNVEDFLAEKFGISESEAQDMNRELFRTYGSSLAGLRDLGYDIHPDDYHSFVHGRLPYDLIKPDAKLRSILQSIKQRKIIFTNSDRIHAMKALDRLGISDCFEKIICFETMNPALWGPASMEHPVVLKPSMEAMRIGVDAADVDPRRTLFFDDNVKNTAAGKAIGLRTVLVGRATKSQEADYAIETVREMVKGIPEIWVGEGEGSGDDNKRISHSLNDMDSVYAATTVAA comes from the exons ATGGATTCTTGCGCCATTTCTTCCCCTTTTCAGACTCTCATTTTTG ATTTGGATGACACCCTGTATTCTTCCAAGACTGGAATTGGCAAAGCTCTTAAACGAAACGTTGAAG ATTTTCTTGCCGAGAAATTCGGAATTTCTGAATCAGAAGCTCAGGATATGAACAGAGAGCTCTTCCGAACTTACGGAAGCTCCTTAGCTGGCCTTCgg GATTTAGGGTATGACATTCACCCAGACGATTATCACAG TTTCGTGCACGGAAGATTGCCCTACGATTTGATCAAACCGGACGCTAAGTTGCGTAGCATTCTGCAATCGATCAAACAGCGCAAAATC ATTTTCACGAATTCGGATAGAATTCACGCGATGAAAGCGCTGGATCGGCTCGGAATCAGCGATTGCTTCGAGAAAATCATATGCTTCGAGACGATGAACCCTGCTCTGTGGGGACCAGCGTCGATGGAACATCCCGTGGTGTTGAAGCCGTCGATGGAAGCGATGAGGATCGGCGTCGACGCCGCGGACGTCGATCCCCGCCGCACG CTTTTTTTTGACGACAATGTGAAGAATACTGCCGCCGGGAAGGCTATTGGGCTCCGAACGGTTTTG gTTGGAAGAGCAACAAAGAGCCAAGAAGCAGATTATGCGATAGAAACGGTGAGAGAGATGGTGAAAGGGATCCCAGAAATATGGGTGGGTGAAGGAGAGGGAAGTGGTGATGATAATAAGAGGATTAGTCACTCTCTAAATGATATGGATTCCGTCTATGCAGCCACTACCGTTGCCGCTTGA
- the LOC125192234 gene encoding primary amine oxidase 1-like isoform X1, whose product MILPLSLVSAFFLFISPSLCHPLDPLTPQEIHTVKLSIQKSHSASSPNITFHYVDVDEPEKHHVIKWLSSNRHRTPFLPRRAKAVVRVGGETRELIVDLITGSIVSDQVYKGYGYPPFTFDEFFKAIRLSLKHPSFQNSILRRGLDLSEVTCLPLTVGWFGEAAKRRVVKVTCFYRNGTSNIWARPIQGISLLVDVEENRVLSYSDRPREPLPKAEGTDFQRQRLSPVSCSGNSNKITITGNSVKWANWEFHVAFNARAGPIISAASVFGRRVLYRGHVSETFVPYMDPTQEWYDRTFMDVGEFGFGRSASSLVPGMDCPGGAVYLDGHMAGADGSAQMVPRAICIFEFYTGNVAWRHTEVGVPGKVITSGEAEVNLVVRMVATVGNYDYILDWEFKKSGSIKVGVSLTGVLEMKATRYINSEEISRDMYGNLVAENLVGNNHDHFITYYLDLDIDGEANSLVKSELRRKRTKAGERSPRKSYWTAVKETVKREGKGRFEVGSKAVDIYITNPNKKTEIGNEVSYRLISGKAAVSLLADDDYPQRRAAYTKYQVWVTRYNRSERWAGGFYADRSRGDDGLAVWSRRNLGIVNTDLVVWYTLGFHHTPNQEDFPVMPTLYDSFELRPANFFETNPLLQP is encoded by the exons ATGATACTCCCACTCTCACTTGTTTCTGCATTCTTTCTCTTCATATCTCCATCTCTATGCCACCCTTTAGACCCTCTCACTCCTCAAGAAATCCACACGGTTAAACTCAGCATCCAAAAATCCCATTCTGCCTCATCTCCTAACATAACCTTCCACTATGTTGATGTGGATGAGCCAGAAAAGCATCATGTCATAAAATGGTTGTCTTCAAACAGGCACCGCACACCATTCCTCCCTCGTAGAGCTAAGGCAGTGGTTCGTGTTGGTGGTGAAACACGTGAGCTTATCGTAGACTTGATCACGGGCTCAATTGTCTCCGACCAAGTCTACAAAGGATATGGCTACCCTCCATTCACATTTGATGAGTTTTTCAAGGCTATCAGGCTGTCTTTGAAGCATCCCTCGTTTCAAAATTCGATCTTGAGACGAGGGCTTGACTTATCCGAGGTGACATGCCTGCCCCTTACAGTAGGCTGGTTTGGAGAGGCTGCAAAAAGAAGAGTTGTTAAGGTCACATGCTTTTACAGAAATGGGACATCAAATATTTGGGCTAGGCCAATTCAAGGAATAAGTCTTCTAGTAGATGTTGAGGAAAACAGAGTTTTGAGCTATTCAGATAGACCAAGAGAACCATTGCCTAAAGCTGAAGGCACTGATTTCCAAAGGCAGAGGCTTAGCCCTGTTTCTTGCAGTGGGAACAGCAACAAGATAACCATCACAGGGAATAGTGTGAAGTGGGCTAATTGGGAGTTTCACGTGGCGTTTAATGCACGGGCGGGCCCCATCATATCAGCGGCTAGTGTGTTTGGCAGGCGCGTTCTGTACAGAGGCCACGTGTCGGAGACGTTTGTCCCGTATATGGATCCAACCCAAGAATGGTATGACAGGACCTTCATGGATGTGGGTGAGTTCGGGTTTGGTAGGTCGGCTAGTAGCCTTGTCCCGGGCATGGATTGCCCAGGCGGGGCTGTGTATCTGGATGGACATATGGCAGGCGCAGATGGGAGCGCGCAGATGGTGCCGCGTGCCATCTGCATTTTCGAGTTCTACACTGGGAATGTGGCTTGGAGGCACACAGAAGTTGGTGTGCCTGGAAAAGTG ATCACAAGTGGAGAGGCTGAGGTGAATCTGGTTGTTAGAATGGTGGCAACAGTTGGAAACTATGACTACATTCTTGATTGGGAGTTCAAGAAAAGTGGATCAATCAAAGTAGGA GTAAGCTTAACAGGTGTATTAGAAATGAAGGCTACAAGATACATAAATAGTGAGGAAATAAGTAGAGATATGTATGGCAACTTGGTAGCAGAAAACTTGGTGGGAAACAACCATGATCACTTCATAACCTATTATCTAGACCTAGACATTGATGGTGAAGCTAACTCACTAGTTAAGTCCGAGCTACGAAGAAAACGGACAAAGGCAGGCGAGAGATCGCCTAGGAAGAGTTACTGGACAGCAGTTAAGGAAACTGTGAAAAGAGAAGGCAAGGGCAGGTTTGAAGTAGGATCGAAGGCGGTGGACATTTACATCACGAATCCCAACAAGAAGACGGAGATCGGGAACGAGGTGAGCTACAGGCTAATTAGTGGGAAAGCGGCTGTGTCATTGTTGGCTGATGACGACTACCCGCAGAGAAGGGCTGCTTACACAAAGTATCAAGTGTGGGTGACTCGGTACAACAGGTCGGAGAGATGGGCCGGAGGGTTCTATGCCGATAGGAGCCGTGGGGATGATGGCTTGGCTGTTTGGAGCCGTAG GAATTTGGGAATTGTGAACACAGACTTGGTGGTGTGGTATACACTTGGATTTCATCACACCCCAAATCAAGAGGATTTTCCGGTTATGCCTACTCTCTATGATTCTTTTGAGCTCAGACCTGCCAATTTTTTCGAAACTAATCCATTGTTGCAACCTTAA
- the LOC125192234 gene encoding primary amine oxidase 1-like isoform X2: MILPLSLVSAFFLFISPSLCHPLDPLTPQEIHTVKLSIQKSHSASSPNITFHYVDVDEPEKHHVIKWLSSNRHRTPFLPRRAKAVVRVGGETRELIVDLITGSIVSDQVYKGYGYPPFTFDEFFKAIRLSLKHPSFQNSILRRGLDLSEVTCLPLTVGWFGEAAKRRVVKVTCFYRNGTSNIWARPIQGISLLVDVEENRVLSYSDRPREPLPKAEGTDFQRQRLSPVSCSGNSNKITITGNSVKWANWEFHVAFNARAGPIISAASVFGRRVLYRGHVSETFVPYMDPTQEWYDRTFMDVGEFGFGRSASSLVPGMDCPGGAVYLDGHMAGADGSAQMVPRAICIFEFYTGNVAWRHTEVGVPGKVITSGEAEVNLVVRMVATVGNYDYILDWEFKKSGSIKVGVSLTGVLEMKATRYINSEEISRDMYGNLVAENLVGNNHDHFITYYLDLDIDGEANSLVKSELRRKRTKAGERSPRKSYWTAVKETVKREGKGRFEVGSKAVDIYITNPNKKTEIGNEVSYRLISGKAAVSLLADDDYPQRRAAYTKYQVWVTRYNRSERWAGGFYADRSRGDDGLAVWSRIWEL; encoded by the exons ATGATACTCCCACTCTCACTTGTTTCTGCATTCTTTCTCTTCATATCTCCATCTCTATGCCACCCTTTAGACCCTCTCACTCCTCAAGAAATCCACACGGTTAAACTCAGCATCCAAAAATCCCATTCTGCCTCATCTCCTAACATAACCTTCCACTATGTTGATGTGGATGAGCCAGAAAAGCATCATGTCATAAAATGGTTGTCTTCAAACAGGCACCGCACACCATTCCTCCCTCGTAGAGCTAAGGCAGTGGTTCGTGTTGGTGGTGAAACACGTGAGCTTATCGTAGACTTGATCACGGGCTCAATTGTCTCCGACCAAGTCTACAAAGGATATGGCTACCCTCCATTCACATTTGATGAGTTTTTCAAGGCTATCAGGCTGTCTTTGAAGCATCCCTCGTTTCAAAATTCGATCTTGAGACGAGGGCTTGACTTATCCGAGGTGACATGCCTGCCCCTTACAGTAGGCTGGTTTGGAGAGGCTGCAAAAAGAAGAGTTGTTAAGGTCACATGCTTTTACAGAAATGGGACATCAAATATTTGGGCTAGGCCAATTCAAGGAATAAGTCTTCTAGTAGATGTTGAGGAAAACAGAGTTTTGAGCTATTCAGATAGACCAAGAGAACCATTGCCTAAAGCTGAAGGCACTGATTTCCAAAGGCAGAGGCTTAGCCCTGTTTCTTGCAGTGGGAACAGCAACAAGATAACCATCACAGGGAATAGTGTGAAGTGGGCTAATTGGGAGTTTCACGTGGCGTTTAATGCACGGGCGGGCCCCATCATATCAGCGGCTAGTGTGTTTGGCAGGCGCGTTCTGTACAGAGGCCACGTGTCGGAGACGTTTGTCCCGTATATGGATCCAACCCAAGAATGGTATGACAGGACCTTCATGGATGTGGGTGAGTTCGGGTTTGGTAGGTCGGCTAGTAGCCTTGTCCCGGGCATGGATTGCCCAGGCGGGGCTGTGTATCTGGATGGACATATGGCAGGCGCAGATGGGAGCGCGCAGATGGTGCCGCGTGCCATCTGCATTTTCGAGTTCTACACTGGGAATGTGGCTTGGAGGCACACAGAAGTTGGTGTGCCTGGAAAAGTG ATCACAAGTGGAGAGGCTGAGGTGAATCTGGTTGTTAGAATGGTGGCAACAGTTGGAAACTATGACTACATTCTTGATTGGGAGTTCAAGAAAAGTGGATCAATCAAAGTAGGA GTAAGCTTAACAGGTGTATTAGAAATGAAGGCTACAAGATACATAAATAGTGAGGAAATAAGTAGAGATATGTATGGCAACTTGGTAGCAGAAAACTTGGTGGGAAACAACCATGATCACTTCATAACCTATTATCTAGACCTAGACATTGATGGTGAAGCTAACTCACTAGTTAAGTCCGAGCTACGAAGAAAACGGACAAAGGCAGGCGAGAGATCGCCTAGGAAGAGTTACTGGACAGCAGTTAAGGAAACTGTGAAAAGAGAAGGCAAGGGCAGGTTTGAAGTAGGATCGAAGGCGGTGGACATTTACATCACGAATCCCAACAAGAAGACGGAGATCGGGAACGAGGTGAGCTACAGGCTAATTAGTGGGAAAGCGGCTGTGTCATTGTTGGCTGATGACGACTACCCGCAGAGAAGGGCTGCTTACACAAAGTATCAAGTGTGGGTGACTCGGTACAACAGGTCGGAGAGATGGGCCGGAGGGTTCTATGCCGATAGGAGCCGTGGGGATGATGGCTTGGCTGTTTGGAGCC GAATTTGGGAATTGTGA
- the LOC125192233 gene encoding primary amine oxidase-like produces MAPSLKHVIFFFVILVSISFSIQDSHHPLNSLTPSELSEVGSIVKSHCNGNVSFHYVGLDEPNKSHIQLWHSNLRSAPPRRALVLARIDGATHEIIVDLSRSSVVSDRLYQGNGYPLLNIEEQVAASNLAVSYPPFVASIEKRGLMMEELVCMSFSVGWFGEEKSRRMVRVMCYYLDGTVNMYMRPIEGITVAVDLDRMEIIGFRDRVVVPVPKAQGTDYTSSTPSDADHEDEDAPLCHFTFDGHVLRWGGWEMHVSFDMRAGLVISMASIYDSEKDEQRRVMYRGFVSEVFIPYMDLTEEWYYRTFFDSGELGFGVAAVPLVPLKDCPKNAVFVDAYFTSGDGTPARIPNAFCIFEKHAGDVMWRHTELGIIGKTITEVRPESSLVVRMVSAVGNYDYIVDWEFKQTGIIRVTVGMTGLLEVKGSVYTHKDQINEEVYGTILAENTIGVNHDHFLIFNLDLDVDGEENSLIKTSLETSRVSRDISLRRSYWRAESEAAKTESDARIRLGSGATMVSVVNPNKKTKIGNNVGYKLVPGSVTGTLLSDDDYAQIRGAFSKYNVWVTPYNKTEKWAGGLCTDRSHGDDSLATWTKRDREIENKDIVLWYTLGFHHVPCQEDFPIMPTLTESFELRPSNFFEHNPTLYAKQEMGMKIHAGSNFSVQ; encoded by the exons ATGGCTCCATCACTGAAACAtgttatcttcttcttcgtgATCTTAGTcagcatttcattttcaatccAAGATAGCCATCACCCTTTGAACTCCCTAACTCCGTCGGAGCTGAGTGAAGTCGGATCCATCGTCAAGAGCCATTGCAACGGCAACGTGAGCTTCCACTACGTTGGCCTTGATGAGCCGAACAAGTCTCACATCCAACTCTGGCATTCCAACCTCCGTTCCGCCCCACCCCGCCGAGCATTGGTCCTTGCTCGTATCGACGGCGCCACCCATGAAATCATCGTTGACCTTTCTCGAAGCTCGGTGGTTTCTGACCGGCTCTACCAAGGCAACGGCTACCCTCTCTTGAACATAGAGGAGCAAGTGGCTGCGAGCAACCTCGCGGTGTCGTATCCGCCCTTTGTCGCTTCGATTGAGAAGAGAGGGCTGATGATGGAGGAATTGGTGTGCATGAGCTTTAGTGTGGGCTGGTTTGGGGAGGAGAAGAGTAGGAGAATGGTGAGAGTTATGTGTTACTATTTGGATGGGACGGTTAATATGTACATGAGGCCTATTGAGGGCATCACGGTTGCAGTTGATCTTGATCGGATGGAGATCATTGGCTTCCGCGACCGCGTTGTGGTTCCCGTCCCTAAAGCTCAAGGAACGGACTACACAAGCTCCACTCCATCGGATGCTGATCATGAAGATGAGGATGCACCACTTTGCCATTTCACTTTCGATGGACATGTTTTGAg GTGGGGAGGTTGGGAGATGCATGTTTCGTTCGACATGAGAGCCGGTTTGGTGATATCAATGGCGTCGATTTACGATAGTGAGAAGGATGAGCAGCGCAGAGTGATGTACAGGGGATTTGTGTCTGAGGTGTTCATACCATACATGGACTTAACTGAGGAGTGGTATTATCGAACTTTCTTTGATTCGGGTGAACTTGGATTCGGTGTCGCTGCAGTGCCGCTTGTGCCTTTGAAAGACTGCCCCAAAAATGCGGTGTTCGTGGATGCCTACTTCACCTCAGGGGACGGGACGCCTGCGCGAATCCCTAACGCCTTTTGCATTTTCGAGAAACATGCAGGAGACGTCATGTGGCGCCACACCGAGCTTGGAATAATTGGCAAAACG ATAACGGAGGTCAGGCCCGAGTCCAGCCTCGTTGTTAGAATGGTGTCGGCTGTCGGGAACTATGACTACATTGTGGATTGGGAGTTCAAGCAAACTGGTATCATTAGAGTCACT GTTGGGATGACTGGCCTACTTGAAGTGAAGGGATCAGTTTACACACACAAGGATCAGATAAATGAGGAAGTGTATGGCACAATATTAGCAGAGAACACAATAGGGGTGAACCATGACCATTTCTTGATCTTCAATCTTGATCTCGACGTTGATGGTGAAGAAAACTCCTTGATCAAGACTAGCCTCGAGACGTCTCGTGTGAGCAGAGACATATCTCTTAGGAGGAGCTACTGGAGGGCCGAGAGCGAAGCAGCCAAAACGGAATCTGATGCAAGAATCAGGCTTGGTTCAGGAGCAACAATGGTGTCTGTGGTGAACCCAAACAAAAAGACTAAGATAGGCAACAATGTGGGCTACAAGCTGGTGCCAGGATCAGTAACCGGCACCCTTTTATCAGACGACGACTATGCTCAAATCCGAGGAGCGTTCAGTAAGTATAATGTGTGGGTTACACCTTACAACAAGACTGAGAAATGGGCTGGAGGTTTGTGCACTGATCGAAGCCATGGAGATGACAGTTTGGCTACTTGGACCAAAAG AGATAGGGAAATTGAGAACAAGGACATTGTGTTGTGGTACACTTTAGGTTTCCACCACGTGCCATGCCAGGAAGATTTTCCGATCATGCCAACGCTGACTGAGTCGTTTGAGCTCCGGCCATCCAACTTTTTCGAGCACAATCCTACGCTCTACGCGAAGCAAGAGATGGGAATGAAAATTCATGCTGGCTCAAACTTCTCAGTTCAGTAG